From the genome of Cytophagales bacterium WSM2-2:
CTCGCGGCAAGGGCGGGAACACCGACACAGGCGAGGGGGCGGGAGAGCTGAGACGAATCTAGTTTCTGTTGAAATGAATGATACTGATTTCTTTACCTTGAATTGACTTTGCAAACGTTTTACTGGAGTCTGGTAGTATAAAACCCTTAGTTCTAACTGCATAGTTGTAGAAATTTCGAATTATGAAATTTAAAAAATGTGCAGGCGTGACGGGCGAGCAAGATGGTATTCGACAATATTCATACTCACCAAGACTCACATGGGAATAAGGATGTTCAAATCACTGGTGCAGTTGAACCGAGCATCGGTAAAATCAAATCCAGTCATTGGGTCAATTGATCCAGGCTTCGGAGAATCGGCCATTGCTGCTGTGTCTCATCCAACCAGGTATCACCGTAAATACATTTTAAAGAAAGAAAAGCCCCACTCGTACGGGGCTTTTTTATTTAAGGAGATTCAAAAAAATTATGAAGTAGTACACATTTTAATAGCGTCCCGATAGCTATCGGGACGGGGCAGGGATAGAAGCGGAAAGCTCCCGATAGCATGTGCGCGGCATTGCGCGCATCGGGGGACTTGGAGCGGATAGCCCAGTGCGTGTGTTTGAATGTGTGTGGTGGGCAGCCCCAGAATTTTTTTCTTTTAACAAAGAATTACCAGGAAAAGAAAATGCGGTTGAAGATGTTGAACGTTTTTTATGCTCGCTCACCGATAAAATACCGGCATCAGTATTGCATAATGCCTTGCAACCAAGAAGTAACAGCACTTTTTTCTGCCTGCTAAAAATAACGCTGTGGTAACGAGACTCTCTTTTATATTTCTGCCCGTATAAGTATCTTCCATATTATGACTACCCGGATTTTTCTCTTTTTATTCTGCTTGCTTTGCTTGGTCGATTGTAAAGAAAAGGCAAAGCTTACGTTTGCTACGGAGCCGGGGGTAGTGCGCGATTTGAAAGAAATTCAAAAACGGGGCTACATCGAAGCCCTGCTCGACAATAATTCCATCAGTTATTTCATCTACCGGGGTCGCACTATGGGCTACGAATATGAGCTGCTGAAGTTGATAGCCGCAGACCTGAAAGTAGACCTCCGCATAAAAGTGATATCGGGCGTGGAAGAAGCGATAGACCGGCTCAACCGCGGGCAGGGCGATATCATTGCATTTCCGCTCACGATCACGAAAGAAAGAACTGCGTACGTATCGTTTACGAGTGCCTTTCTGAATACGTATCAGGTACTGGTGCAGAAGCGCCCCGAGAACTGGCGCGAGCATACGGCAGATGAAAACGAAAAAGAAATGCTGCGCAACCCGGCCGACCTGATCGGCAAGGAAGTGTACGTGATCAAGGAGTCGTCTTTCAAAAACAGGCTCAAACATTTGTCGGAAGAGATAGGTGGGGAGATCATCGTGCGTGAAGACAGTGCCGATGCCGAGACGGAATCGCTTATACAAAAGGTGGCCAACAACGAAATCAAATACACGGTGGCCGACCACATGCTGGCGCGCATCAACCAATTCTACTACCCGGACCTCGACATCAACACGGTGCTGAGTTTGTCGCAACAGATTGCGTGGGCTACGCGCAAGAACTCGCCCGCGCTGAATGGCGCCATCAACAACTGGATAGCGCGCATTAAAGTGAACGGCACGCTGCCAATCATCAAAGAAAAATATTTCAACAGTCCGCGGTTCTCAGTGCTGCTGGCCTCCAGCGACTACTCCACGCTGAGCAAAAAGAAACTCTCGCCCTACGATGACCAACTGCGAAAAGGTGCCGAACAAATTGGCTGGGACTGGCGACTGCTGGCATCGCTGGTATACCAGGAGTCGCAGTTCGACCCGAATGTAAAATCGTGGGTGGGCGCCATTGGCCTCATGCAGGTGATGC
Proteins encoded in this window:
- a CDS encoding lytic transglycosylase F produces the protein MVDCKEKAKLTFATEPGVVRDLKEIQKRGYIEALLDNNSISYFIYRGRTMGYEYELLKLIAADLKVDLRIKVISGVEEAIDRLNRGQGDIIAFPLTITKERTAYVSFTSAFLNTYQVLVQKRPENWREHTADENEKEMLRNPADLIGKEVYVIKESSFKNRLKHLSEEIGGEIIVREDSADAETESLIQKVANNEIKYTVADHMLARINQFYYPDLDINTVLSLSQQIAWATRKNSPALNGAINNWIARIKVNGTLPIIKEKYFNSPRFSVLLASSDYSTLSKKKLSPYDDQLRKGAEQIGWDWRLLASLVYQESQFDPNVKSWVGAIGLMQVMPETGDLFGVSNLWNPQQNIATGVRFIKYLDDYWKKTVENDTERLKFVLASYNVGLSHVIDAQKLTQKYGRKMNIWDDNVEYYLAQKSNPKYYRDPLVGAGYCRCDGPVWYVKQVLQRFEEYKIHIAS